In Glycine max cultivar Williams 82 chromosome 7, Glycine_max_v4.0, whole genome shotgun sequence, a single window of DNA contains:
- the LOC100777305 gene encoding guanosine nucleotide diphosphate dissociation inhibitor 1-like, translating into MDEGCDVIVLGTGLKECILSGLLSVDGLKVLNMDKNDYYGGESTSLNLLQLWKRFRGDDKPPSHLGASKDYNIDMNPKFIMANGNLVWVLIHTNVTKYLSFKAMHGSFVFNKGKVFHKVPTNNMEALKSPLMGLFEKCRARKFFIYVQNYNESDPKTHEGMDLTRVNTKEFIVYMYTCFLVVFIIYADFNVSSSAFALPSYTA; encoded by the exons ATGGATGAGGGGTGCGATGTGATCGTGTTGGGCACGGGTCTCAAGGAGTGCATTCTCAGCGGTCTTCTCTCTGTCGATGGCCTCAAG GTTCTGAACATGGACAAGAATGACTATTACGGAGGAGAATCCACTTCACTCAA TCTTCTTCAACTTTGGAAGAGATTCAGGGGAGATGACAAGCCTCCTTCACATTTGGGCGCTAGCAAGGACTATAACATCGATATGAACCCTAAg tTTATTATGGCTAATGGCAATTTGGTGTGGGTTCTCATACATACCAATGTTACTAAGTATCTCTCTTTCAAAGCTATGCATGGGAGCTTTGTGTTTAATAAAGGAAAGGTAT TTCATAAGGTGCCCACAAACAACATGGAGGCCTTGAAGTCTCCACTTATGGGGCTATTTGAAAAATGCCGAGCACGCAAGTTTTTCATTTATGTGCAAAATTACAATGAGAGTGATCCCAAGACCCATGAAGGGATGGACTTGACAAGAGTGAATACTAAAGAGTTTATAGTGTATATGTACACTTGTTTTCTTGTCGTGTTCATTATTTATGCAGATTTTAATGTCTCAAGCTCAGCATTTGCGTTGCCTTCATACACTGCGTAA
- the LOC121175126 gene encoding uncharacterized protein — MKLDNGLKLKLLKRCPIAQTWRWKKLMILSSLIKFLFMPSKSHSLSSLIVMELDQEPSWHLVQMRYTIPLSTSYEAFQERKQEIATTTRVKARRMQTPNLKTEGRFNSHEVYHYKFEFKNYIFLSLL; from the exons ATGAAACTGGATAATGGCTTGAAATTGAAGCTGCTGAAACGGTGTCCAATCGCTCAGACTTGGAGATGGAAGAAATTAATGATTCTGAGCAGCTTGATCAAATTCTTGTTCATGCCTAGCAAAAGTCACAGCCTATCCTCATTGATTG TTATGGAGCTTGATCAAGAACCATCATGGCATTTGGTTCAAATGAGATACACCATACCTCTCTCAACTTCCTATG AGGCTtttcaagaaagaaaacaagaaattgCAACCACTACTAGAG TCAAGGCAAGGAGGATGCAAACTCCAAACTTAAAAACCGAAGGAAGATTCAACTCTCATGAAGTCTATCactataaatttgaatttaaaaattatatattcttgTCCTTACTCTAG